One genomic window of uncultured Erythrobacter sp. includes the following:
- a CDS encoding diguanylate cyclase, with amino-acid sequence MQAQILTLIIPAMTLIFSAVFIALWWQDRSRFYILSYAYWFAAVATGIALQAWIIKDFGPPEILLFHLLSSSGLIALLWGVAKRDKRRVPLLAFILVTLATGVVCWFARAWEVQPVLLLAQNFNAGLLFAMGAYGKWSTPHRHIADRVLLAAFVLLAAYSIFRPSVTVLLQSQMTMVEYQTSVMLAVNMAMTALLCLLLSFALVATIIADNMEKERVEASIDPLSGLPTRRAFEQDAKALHARASEERRPVSMIVADIDHFKRVNDTWGHSTGDRVIGNFSNLLSAQIRTTDVAGRIGGEEFCVVVWNCNVQQAEALANRIRKDTLELSARQDDEDVRVSASFGVAAFRPADSYTDAFKRADDALYAAKNSGRNRVCVSVADDEKLETTTLDRNAKISAGNVVSLMR; translated from the coding sequence ATGCAGGCTCAGATACTCACCCTTATCATCCCGGCGATGACGCTGATCTTCTCAGCCGTCTTCATCGCCTTGTGGTGGCAGGATCGCAGCCGCTTCTACATCCTGTCGTATGCGTATTGGTTCGCTGCGGTCGCGACCGGCATTGCGCTGCAAGCATGGATCATCAAAGACTTTGGACCGCCCGAAATCTTGCTGTTTCACCTGTTATCATCTTCGGGATTGATTGCGCTGCTTTGGGGCGTCGCGAAACGCGACAAGCGCCGCGTTCCATTATTGGCATTCATCCTGGTAACGCTCGCTACGGGCGTGGTTTGCTGGTTTGCGCGCGCTTGGGAAGTGCAGCCGGTTTTGCTTCTCGCACAAAACTTCAACGCCGGATTGCTGTTTGCGATGGGCGCCTACGGCAAATGGTCGACCCCGCACCGGCATATCGCGGATCGTGTGCTTTTGGCGGCGTTTGTGCTGCTCGCGGCCTATTCGATATTCCGGCCTTCGGTGACCGTTCTTTTGCAAAGTCAGATGACGATGGTCGAATATCAGACGTCGGTGATGCTGGCCGTCAATATGGCGATGACAGCGCTGCTGTGTCTGCTTCTGTCGTTTGCGTTGGTCGCAACGATCATCGCGGACAACATGGAGAAGGAGCGGGTGGAGGCGTCCATTGATCCGCTTTCGGGCTTGCCCACGCGCCGAGCATTCGAGCAGGATGCCAAAGCCCTGCATGCAAGGGCGAGCGAGGAACGGCGACCTGTCAGCATGATCGTCGCCGACATCGATCACTTCAAACGCGTCAACGACACGTGGGGTCATTCGACTGGCGATCGCGTTATCGGAAACTTTTCCAATCTACTATCTGCCCAGATTCGCACAACCGACGTCGCCGGGCGGATCGGCGGCGAGGAATTCTGCGTTGTCGTTTGGAACTGCAATGTCCAGCAGGCAGAGGCGCTGGCGAACCGGATCCGCAAGGACACACTCGAGCTGAGCGCGCGTCAGGATGATGAGGACGTGAGAGTGTCCGCCAGCTTCGGCGTGGCGGCTTTCAGGCCGGCAGACAGCTATACCGATGCATTCAAGCGAGCCGACGATGCGCTTTATGCAGCCAAGAATTCCGGACGAAACCGGGTTTGTGTCTCGGTGGCGGATGATGAGAAGCTCGAGACGACCACTCTCGACAGGAACGCCAAAATATCCGCCGGAAATGTAGTTTCGCTGATGCGCTAA
- a CDS encoding GGDEF domain-containing protein, with product MQTQILGLLTPLMALLFAATFAVFWRAGRMKRHVLGFALGYLSFSIGFLVTHFLPGDGFYTFHTTQAFYTLGVTFFLGSVCERVGQRLHLPTIATIYAISALVLALAISFTNDAGPALILVNIGYGAMYMVGLTTLIGAQRRDWSDIAIIFLIAFSACDFFIRPSLTVMFEQTIPAGEYQQSVYYSLIGLVLGVKSIMGAMILIGATIVEWTNTLRESSEKDPLTGLNNRAAFEDSMRSVIPRAQNEGRPFSLVVADIDLFKQVNDIWGHQAGDQAISGFGGLIKNMIRGCDTAGRIGGEEFCIAVWNCENEPAERLAERIRQAFARYEHEGLSNDIRLTASFGVATARDGETYEHLFARADEALYRAKSSGRNRVENADQLRLNEVTPALTDELVEMKRAATEG from the coding sequence ATGCAGACGCAGATTCTTGGACTACTGACACCCCTGATGGCGCTGCTCTTCGCGGCGACATTCGCGGTGTTCTGGCGGGCGGGGCGCATGAAGCGTCACGTGCTCGGATTTGCGCTTGGTTACCTCTCTTTCAGCATCGGCTTTCTGGTCACCCACTTCCTTCCCGGCGACGGATTCTACACGTTCCACACCACGCAGGCGTTCTACACGCTGGGTGTGACCTTCTTCCTCGGCTCGGTTTGTGAGAGGGTCGGTCAGCGGCTGCATCTACCAACCATTGCCACTATCTACGCGATCAGCGCCCTTGTACTGGCGCTTGCGATCAGCTTCACAAATGACGCTGGTCCCGCATTGATACTTGTCAACATCGGCTACGGCGCGATGTATATGGTCGGGCTTACGACGCTGATCGGCGCGCAGCGCCGCGACTGGAGCGATATTGCGATCATCTTCTTGATTGCTTTTTCGGCTTGCGACTTCTTCATCCGGCCATCGCTCACCGTAATGTTCGAGCAGACGATCCCTGCAGGCGAGTATCAGCAATCAGTCTATTATTCGCTCATCGGGCTGGTGCTGGGCGTCAAATCGATCATGGGCGCAATGATCCTGATTGGCGCAACGATTGTCGAATGGACCAACACTCTGCGCGAAAGCAGCGAGAAGGACCCGCTCACCGGTTTGAACAACCGCGCCGCCTTCGAAGATTCAATGCGCAGCGTTATCCCGCGTGCCCAGAATGAAGGCCGCCCGTTCAGCCTTGTCGTTGCCGATATCGACCTGTTCAAGCAGGTCAACGATATCTGGGGACACCAGGCGGGCGACCAAGCGATTTCGGGCTTTGGCGGGCTGATAAAGAACATGATCCGCGGTTGCGACACGGCAGGCCGGATCGGCGGTGAAGAATTCTGCATCGCTGTGTGGAACTGCGAGAACGAACCGGCCGAGCGATTGGCTGAGCGGATCAGGCAGGCCTTCGCCCGCTATGAACACGAAGGCCTCAGCAACGATATTCGCCTGACCGCCAGCTTTGGCGTGGCCACCGCGCGCGATGGGGAAACCTATGAGCACCTGTTCGCGCGGGCCGACGAGGCACTCTACCGGGCCAAGTCGAGCGGCCGGAACCGTGTCGAAAATGCTGATCAGCTGCGGCTGAACGAAGTGACGCCTGCGCTGACCGATGAACTCGTGGAAATGAAGCGAGCTGCGACAGAGGGATAG
- a CDS encoding M20/M25/M40 family metallo-hydrolase produces the protein MQITGSLEAIADAALERDEIAWDFVEGVTTEVGPRQAGTEAETRGRVWAVEWLTKHGFQNVADEPFEMDTWVPGDIAKAHVTGPFPQELVVQPLGNSAATPDGGLEAEVVFFRTVAELRAAPAGSLKGKIAYISHEMRRAQDGSHYGFAGPARWVAPGFASQRGAVAVVIKSVGTDYHRNPHTGGTSWGDESSPIPAGALSVPDAENLERMFERAGDRPITMKLEMNPRRIGKQTSGNVVGEIVGRNPDLPPVLLACHLDSWWNAPGAFDDGAGCGIIAAAALNVAASGQPLRTIRVLFAGAEEVGLFGSTAYSKAHIDEPIAVGLESDFGADRIWRFESNFRESNPDLHAKLASSVARFGVANSRIVASGGADLNIVRDQKGAIIDLQQDGTRYFDLHHTPDDTLDKIDKAQLRQNVAVWTQVAGILANEERAIKTGRAIPSAPATMGE, from the coding sequence ATGCAGATCACCGGAAGCCTGGAAGCAATTGCCGATGCGGCGCTCGAACGCGACGAGATTGCCTGGGATTTCGTCGAAGGCGTGACCACGGAAGTCGGTCCGCGTCAGGCCGGCACCGAAGCCGAAACGCGTGGCCGTGTCTGGGCAGTAGAATGGCTGACCAAACACGGATTTCAGAATGTCGCCGACGAGCCGTTTGAAATGGACACTTGGGTGCCGGGCGATATTGCCAAAGCGCATGTGACAGGTCCGTTTCCGCAAGAATTGGTGGTGCAACCGCTCGGCAACAGCGCTGCAACACCAGACGGCGGACTTGAGGCTGAAGTCGTCTTCTTCCGTACGGTCGCGGAGCTGCGCGCGGCACCAGCTGGCAGCCTCAAGGGCAAGATCGCCTATATCAGTCACGAGATGCGCCGGGCCCAGGATGGGTCGCATTATGGCTTCGCCGGGCCAGCACGCTGGGTCGCGCCGGGCTTTGCATCACAACGCGGAGCAGTCGCGGTCGTGATTAAATCGGTAGGAACCGACTATCACCGCAACCCGCACACAGGCGGCACATCATGGGGCGATGAATCCAGTCCCATTCCGGCAGGCGCATTGAGCGTGCCGGATGCCGAGAACCTCGAACGGATGTTTGAGCGTGCTGGCGACCGGCCCATCACGATGAAGCTTGAAATGAACCCGCGCCGCATCGGCAAGCAGACAAGCGGCAATGTCGTGGGTGAGATTGTCGGGCGCAATCCTGACTTGCCGCCCGTGCTGCTAGCCTGCCATTTAGACAGTTGGTGGAATGCTCCCGGCGCGTTCGACGACGGGGCTGGCTGCGGAATTATCGCTGCAGCAGCGCTGAATGTTGCCGCCTCGGGCCAGCCGCTGCGTACCATCCGCGTGCTGTTTGCAGGTGCGGAGGAAGTCGGTCTGTTTGGGTCGACCGCCTACAGCAAGGCTCATATCGATGAGCCGATCGCGGTCGGGCTCGAAAGCGATTTCGGAGCGGACCGCATCTGGCGCTTCGAAAGCAATTTTCGCGAGAGCAATCCCGACTTGCACGCCAAGCTCGCGAGCTCGGTGGCGCGCTTCGGCGTCGCCAATTCGCGGATCGTTGCCAGCGGCGGAGCGGATTTGAACATCGTGCGCGACCAGAAGGGCGCGATCATTGATCTACAGCAGGACGGAACGCGCTATTTCGACCTGCACCACACGCCCGACGATACGCTCGACAAGATCGATAAAGCGCAGCTGCGGCAGAATGTCGCGGTGTGGACGCAGGTTGCAGGAATCCTTGCGAATGAAGAACGCGCCATCAAAACGGGCAGGGCAATTCCGAGCGCGCCTGCAACAATGGGCGAATAG
- a CDS encoding DUF1501 domain-containing protein, which translates to MLKALDRRSILAGSLALGATGLVTPRMAFAQTTGSKNLLLVVLRGAADGLAMVAPTGDPDFARMRSLALADYEGAREADSFFTIHPSFDQVGNAYAEGDALFVHAAATAYRERSHFDGQNMLETGSATPYAERDGWLNRLIGLMPKTGNGEPPKGLAIAPTMPLALRGNSPASSYAPSALPSASSDFLDRVSRLYADDPQLGGLWMQALETQAMAGDDGLRNLRDAKAAGELAASLMREEDGARIGMIEFGGWDSHANQRRVFARQASQLDTALGAYRSAMGAAWANTMVLVVTEFGRTVQFNGTGGTDHGTASAALVMGGAVRGGQVLSDWPGMSQDKLYQGRDLRPTIALESVLAGSAAEHFGLDPAVLMPSLFPGRQAAALTGINRA; encoded by the coding sequence ATGCTGAAAGCTCTCGATCGACGCTCAATCCTGGCTGGCTCGCTCGCGCTCGGTGCGACCGGTCTGGTCACGCCGCGGATGGCATTCGCGCAAACGACCGGCTCAAAAAACCTTCTGTTGGTTGTGCTGAGAGGCGCGGCTGACGGGCTCGCCATGGTCGCACCCACGGGAGATCCCGACTTCGCCCGGATGCGCAGCTTGGCGCTCGCCGATTACGAAGGCGCGCGAGAAGCCGATAGCTTCTTCACGATCCATCCTTCGTTCGATCAGGTCGGAAATGCCTATGCCGAAGGCGACGCGCTGTTCGTGCATGCGGCTGCCACCGCCTACCGCGAGCGCTCGCATTTCGACGGGCAGAACATGCTCGAGACGGGATCGGCAACGCCTTATGCTGAGCGCGATGGTTGGCTGAACCGGCTGATCGGCTTGATGCCCAAAACCGGCAACGGAGAGCCTCCAAAGGGTTTGGCCATCGCGCCAACCATGCCCTTGGCGCTGCGCGGCAATTCGCCTGCATCGAGCTACGCGCCTTCAGCGCTTCCCTCGGCAAGCAGCGACTTCCTTGACCGCGTATCCCGGCTCTACGCCGATGACCCGCAATTGGGCGGGCTATGGATGCAGGCGCTTGAGACGCAGGCAATGGCGGGCGACGATGGCCTCAGAAACCTGCGGGATGCCAAGGCGGCTGGCGAGCTGGCCGCTTCATTGATGCGCGAGGAAGACGGCGCGCGCATCGGGATGATCGAATTCGGCGGGTGGGACAGCCACGCCAATCAGCGACGCGTCTTTGCCCGGCAAGCGAGCCAGCTCGATACAGCGCTGGGTGCCTATCGCAGCGCGATGGGAGCGGCCTGGGCAAACACGATGGTGCTGGTGGTGACCGAGTTTGGCCGGACTGTGCAGTTCAATGGCACCGGCGGCACCGATCACGGCACCGCGAGTGCGGCGTTGGTCATGGGCGGCGCAGTGCGCGGCGGCCAAGTGCTCTCCGACTGGCCAGGGATGTCGCAGGACAAGCTGTATCAAGGCCGTGATCTTCGCCCGACGATTGCGCTGGAAAGTGTGCTCGCCGGATCGGCGGCGGAGCATTTCGGCCTCGATCCGGCAGTATTGATGCCAAGCTTGTTTCCGGGCCGTCAGGCAGCAGCCCTGACAGGCATCAACCGAGCCTAG
- a CDS encoding DUF1800 domain-containing protein, which yields MSKTSIALNRFGYGLQRGERLPDDPVRYLLDQFDAFDPSPSILADREDTSEEAGKFIRMIRSQRRKRQAFMADAQGESETMMADRQRRDALPPELRKSLVSGRGVFRKDVALRTNVAVSSNAPFIERLVHFWSNHFSVSVGKAGTLHQVGNHEFGAIRPNVLGKFSDMLKAATLHPAMLLYLDQYQSTGPNSRFIRRRRGSSRGPRGLNENLAREILELHTLGVDGGYSQDDVTELARALTGWTISGLPLTDRFADPQPGGAVFINVAHEPGARTVLGQTYQEDGARQAADILDDLAAHPKTARFIATKLARHFAGDEPPASLVSKLEQDFVKTGGNLASLSRTLVEAPEVWTTEPVKFRQPFEWLVSILRFNGVDNLSQRRMIGALSEIGQVPWRAPSPAGYDDLAGSWAGPDALYRRVELAERIARNVPADDVIERAEAAFPGTLSANTRTWLSRAESGAQALGLLLVAPEMMRR from the coding sequence ATGAGCAAAACCAGCATCGCCCTGAACCGGTTCGGCTATGGCTTGCAGCGCGGCGAACGCTTGCCGGACGATCCGGTGCGCTACTTGCTCGATCAATTTGACGCTTTCGATCCAAGCCCCTCCATTCTGGCCGACCGCGAAGACACATCGGAAGAAGCGGGTAAATTCATCCGGATGATCCGTAGCCAGCGCCGCAAGCGGCAGGCCTTTATGGCCGATGCGCAGGGCGAGAGCGAAACCATGATGGCAGATCGCCAGCGCCGCGATGCATTGCCTCCCGAGCTTCGCAAGTCGCTGGTTTCCGGTCGCGGCGTGTTTCGCAAGGACGTGGCGCTGCGCACGAACGTCGCCGTGAGCAGCAACGCACCCTTCATCGAGCGGTTGGTGCATTTCTGGTCGAACCATTTCAGCGTCTCGGTCGGCAAGGCCGGCACGCTGCATCAGGTCGGCAACCATGAATTCGGCGCGATCCGCCCGAATGTGCTGGGCAAGTTCAGCGATATGCTCAAAGCCGCGACCCTGCACCCGGCGATGCTGCTGTATCTCGATCAATACCAGTCGACTGGACCAAATTCGCGTTTCATCCGGCGTCGTCGCGGCAGCAGCAGAGGCCCCCGCGGCCTTAACGAGAACCTCGCGCGGGAAATTCTGGAACTGCATACGCTTGGCGTCGACGGTGGCTATTCGCAAGATGACGTGACCGAGCTCGCCCGCGCGCTAACCGGCTGGACCATTTCCGGTCTGCCCCTGACGGATCGCTTTGCCGATCCGCAGCCCGGCGGTGCGGTCTTTATCAATGTCGCGCACGAACCTGGCGCGCGGACAGTGCTTGGCCAGACCTATCAGGAAGATGGCGCACGGCAGGCTGCCGACATCCTCGACGATCTGGCCGCGCACCCAAAGACTGCACGCTTTATCGCCACAAAGCTTGCGAGGCATTTCGCAGGCGACGAGCCACCAGCCTCTCTTGTCTCCAAGCTCGAACAGGATTTCGTGAAGACGGGAGGCAATCTCGCCAGTCTTTCGCGGACCTTGGTCGAAGCACCTGAAGTCTGGACCACCGAACCGGTCAAGTTCCGACAGCCGTTTGAATGGCTGGTTTCGATTCTGCGGTTCAATGGCGTCGATAACCTGAGCCAGCGTCGGATGATCGGCGCGCTGAGCGAGATTGGGCAAGTCCCGTGGCGAGCGCCCTCACCCGCCGGGTACGATGATCTTGCGGGCAGCTGGGCCGGACCAGACGCTCTCTACCGCCGGGTTGAGCTGGCCGAGAGGATCGCACGCAACGTGCCAGCGGATGATGTGATTGAGCGGGCCGAAGCGGCGTTTCCCGGCACTCTCTCCGCAAACACACGCACCTGGCTCAGCCGCGCGGAGAGCGGGGCGCAGGCGCTTGGCCTGTTGCTCGTCGCGCCAGAAATGATGCGGAGGTAG
- a CDS encoding polysaccharide deacetylase family protein gives MLVPPGKDAAARFAPDFGQRALLTVDTEEEFDWNKPFRRDGYGLEHVGEIPRFQEFCEGLGATPVYLVDWPIATDPRAADIIGDAVKRGKAEVGVQLHPWVNPPFDEEVNAPNSYAGSLPKELEAAKFLKLRDQIESAFGTAPQIYRAGRYGLGPNSAELLKEAGLAVDTSVRSLFDYSAQHGPNYANHPLAPYWADAERELLELPVTTAYWGVLRQLGIPLQRLQRFAPTLYAAFSKLHLLERIALTPEGVTAEEAIRGIDIALDDQLPLLVLSLHSPSLAPGFTPYSETEADVETLYDWFRSVYAYLEQRGVRPTTVTEVIGAAQ, from the coding sequence ATGCTTGTGCCGCCTGGCAAAGATGCGGCAGCACGGTTCGCCCCCGATTTCGGGCAAAGAGCGTTGCTGACCGTCGATACCGAAGAAGAGTTCGACTGGAACAAGCCGTTCCGCCGCGACGGATACGGGCTGGAGCATGTTGGCGAAATCCCGCGCTTCCAGGAATTTTGCGAAGGGCTCGGTGCAACTCCCGTCTACCTCGTGGACTGGCCAATCGCCACCGACCCGCGCGCGGCCGACATAATCGGCGACGCAGTCAAACGCGGCAAAGCCGAAGTCGGTGTTCAATTGCACCCTTGGGTCAATCCCCCCTTCGATGAGGAAGTGAACGCCCCCAATTCCTATGCTGGCAGCTTGCCCAAGGAGCTTGAAGCGGCGAAGTTCCTAAAACTCCGCGATCAGATCGAAAGCGCGTTTGGCACCGCGCCGCAAATCTACCGCGCCGGGCGCTATGGCTTGGGGCCGAACAGCGCGGAGCTGCTCAAAGAAGCTGGTCTCGCAGTCGACACATCCGTGCGTTCCCTGTTCGATTACAGCGCTCAGCATGGGCCGAACTACGCCAATCACCCGCTCGCACCCTATTGGGCAGATGCCGAGCGCGAATTGCTCGAGTTGCCAGTTACAACCGCGTATTGGGGTGTGCTGCGCCAGCTCGGCATCCCTCTGCAACGGCTCCAACGCTTCGCACCAACACTGTATGCGGCGTTTTCAAAGCTTCATTTGCTTGAACGGATCGCTCTGACGCCAGAGGGCGTGACGGCGGAAGAGGCGATTCGCGGCATCGACATTGCGCTCGATGATCAATTGCCGCTGCTGGTGCTATCGCTTCACAGCCCTTCACTCGCCCCTGGCTTCACTCCATATTCCGAGACCGAAGCGGATGTCGAAACGCTGTATGACTGGTTCCGCAGCGTCTACGCCTATCTCGAACAGCGCGGCGTTCGCCCGACCACTGTGACCGAGGTAATCGGCGCTGCACAATAA
- a CDS encoding histidine kinase dimerization/phospho-acceptor domain-containing protein has protein sequence MFFDDRLATVLRQRGDSEAGVRTQFRQLLDILGNRKFGPRDNRSQSLIAAAWLRMDALADRIPAEERAAMIREPGWRLRSADLTAHLSDFEPEVASAALVRAELSAEDWSALIPRLPVRARGFLRLRRDLPVDTDALLSRLGVYDRGLPSPSAGTLSGSNDDFDDSSAPAARNYRDLPVEPPEPRAGFETQPDADPANGERPIDPTTGLVPASFDRAESGRSEISALVERIAQFRRTRDVEAADAELSPRLPLDEGPSAPHRRVSSFGFAADAAGRIEWADTEIAAMVIGTKLAAPRILGETRNDTAFGRAFARRQPIERCEFELSGSAAIAGSWVVDAQPRFAETGNFAGYVGRFRRPPEIGDDEQSPAEREADRIRQLLHELRTPVTAVQGYAEVIQQQLFGPAPHEYRALAAAIAADAAHILAGFEELDRLAKLETGAATIEAGETNLSGLVIRTINQLAPVLTPRMAGIELVHDDQTPLRVGIDPDEAEALVWRIFATLGGGCASGEMLACALENVGGMARLTCDLPEQLLGEDDIFAAEAKPIAGTINAGPFGAGFTLRLARAEARGAGGNLQQSGERVMLSLPLLTAEDTLPSQSGGSGAGRER, from the coding sequence ATGTTCTTCGATGATCGCCTTGCAACTGTGCTGCGCCAGCGCGGCGACAGCGAGGCGGGCGTGCGCACGCAATTCCGGCAGCTGCTTGATATTCTTGGCAATCGCAAGTTCGGCCCGCGCGACAATCGCAGCCAGTCTTTGATCGCGGCGGCGTGGCTGCGAATGGATGCATTGGCGGATCGCATCCCGGCGGAAGAGCGCGCAGCGATGATCCGCGAGCCCGGCTGGCGGCTGCGCAGCGCCGATCTGACGGCGCATCTGTCCGACTTTGAACCGGAAGTGGCGTCCGCAGCGCTCGTTCGGGCGGAACTCTCCGCCGAGGATTGGTCTGCCCTGATCCCCCGGCTGCCCGTCCGCGCGCGCGGCTTTTTGAGACTGCGCCGCGATCTGCCGGTGGACACCGACGCTTTGCTGAGCCGATTGGGCGTATATGACAGAGGCCTCCCCTCGCCCAGCGCCGGGACCCTTTCTGGCTCCAATGATGACTTCGATGACAGTTCGGCACCTGCCGCACGTAACTATCGCGATCTGCCAGTGGAGCCACCTGAACCGCGAGCAGGCTTCGAAACCCAGCCTGACGCCGACCCGGCAAATGGTGAGCGGCCTATCGATCCGACCACAGGACTCGTCCCTGCTTCGTTCGACCGGGCCGAGTCCGGTCGAAGCGAGATCTCGGCTCTCGTCGAACGTATCGCTCAATTCCGCCGCACACGCGACGTCGAAGCCGCCGATGCCGAGCTTTCGCCGCGCTTGCCGCTCGATGAAGGCCCTTCTGCACCTCATAGACGCGTTTCCAGCTTCGGGTTCGCTGCCGACGCAGCGGGTAGGATCGAATGGGCAGACACCGAAATCGCTGCGATGGTCATCGGGACGAAGCTGGCTGCACCGCGCATCCTGGGCGAAACCCGCAATGACACTGCGTTCGGGCGCGCCTTCGCGCGGCGGCAGCCGATTGAGCGCTGCGAGTTCGAATTGTCCGGTTCAGCAGCAATCGCCGGATCATGGGTCGTCGACGCGCAGCCCCGCTTTGCTGAAACGGGCAATTTCGCAGGTTATGTCGGGCGCTTCCGCCGCCCGCCGGAAATCGGCGACGACGAACAAAGTCCCGCAGAACGCGAAGCCGACCGCATCCGCCAATTGCTGCACGAGCTGCGCACGCCAGTTACGGCAGTGCAAGGCTATGCCGAGGTTATTCAGCAGCAATTGTTCGGCCCCGCGCCGCATGAATATCGCGCGCTTGCAGCGGCGATCGCCGCCGACGCCGCGCATATCCTTGCAGGGTTTGAGGAGCTCGACCGGCTGGCAAAGCTCGAAACCGGAGCCGCCACCATCGAAGCTGGCGAAACCAACCTGTCCGGCCTTGTAATTCGAACCATCAACCAACTCGCACCGGTGCTGACGCCGCGTATGGCCGGGATCGAGCTGGTGCATGACGACCAGACTCCACTGCGCGTCGGAATCGATCCAGACGAAGCCGAAGCACTGGTCTGGAGAATTTTCGCAACGCTTGGCGGTGGCTGCGCATCGGGTGAAATGCTGGCATGCGCGCTCGAAAATGTGGGCGGAATGGCGCGGTTGACATGCGACCTGCCGGAGCAACTGCTTGGCGAAGATGACATCTTTGCTGCCGAGGCCAAACCGATCGCAGGCACGATCAATGCCGGGCCATTCGGCGCAGGTTTCACATTGCGGCTGGCCCGCGCGGAGGCACGCGGTGCCGGTGGCAATCTGCAGCAGTCGGGCGAGCGGGTGATGCTCAGCCTGCCGCTCTTGACCGCAGAAGACACCCTGCCTAGCCAATCAGGCGGAAGCGGAGCCGGCAGAGAACGTTAG
- a CDS encoding Lrp/AsnC family transcriptional regulator, with product MANLDDIDKRLLSELQSEGRVTNVELAQRVGLTAPPCLRRVRGLEDDGVIRGYHADLDPSKLGFAITVFAMVSLKSQAESSLREFEEAMRELPEVREVHMLNGEIDFILKIVSQDLQSFQEFLTSKLTPAPNVDSVKTSLTIRTAKYEPGVPL from the coding sequence ATGGCCAACCTGGACGACATCGATAAACGCCTCCTGTCGGAATTGCAGTCAGAAGGCAGGGTCACCAACGTAGAATTGGCGCAAAGAGTGGGCCTGACTGCACCGCCTTGCCTGCGCAGAGTGCGCGGGCTGGAGGATGACGGTGTCATTCGCGGCTATCACGCCGATCTGGACCCGTCCAAGCTGGGTTTTGCCATCACCGTGTTTGCCATGGTCAGCCTGAAAAGCCAGGCCGAAAGCAGCCTTCGCGAATTTGAAGAAGCGATGCGCGAACTGCCCGAAGTGCGCGAAGTGCACATGCTCAATGGCGAGATCGACTTCATCCTGAAGATTGTGAGCCAAGACCTTCAGAGCTTTCAGGAATTTCTCACCAGCAAACTCACGCCGGCGCCGAACGTTGACAGCGTGAAGACGTCCTTGACGATCCGTACCGCGAAATACGAACCGGGCGTACCGCTTTAA
- a CDS encoding GFA family protein, translated as MSDELFGVEAGSEPEKLTEPLNGHCLCGAVTITLNGTRPLVDICHCEMCVRWSGTFLGGLSGDSADIAGRDNIGVYKSSEWAERAFCKTCGSNLWYEFTPTGHTSYLAGLFDVPKGLGILQQIFVDEKPDWYDLAQSSPMKTGDEVIAEAKAAGFEFD; from the coding sequence ATGAGCGATGAACTGTTTGGAGTCGAAGCGGGCAGCGAGCCCGAAAAGCTGACCGAACCGCTCAACGGGCACTGCCTTTGCGGAGCGGTGACGATCACGCTCAATGGAACCCGTCCGCTGGTCGATATCTGTCACTGCGAAATGTGTGTGCGCTGGTCCGGGACTTTCCTGGGCGGATTGAGCGGCGACAGCGCCGATATTGCCGGACGTGACAATATTGGGGTCTACAAATCCAGCGAATGGGCCGAGCGCGCATTTTGCAAAACCTGCGGTTCGAACCTCTGGTACGAATTCACCCCTACGGGCCACACCAGCTATCTCGCCGGATTGTTCGACGTTCCCAAGGGGCTGGGCATTCTCCAGCAGATCTTTGTCGATGAAAAACCCGACTGGTATGATCTCGCACAAAGCAGCCCAATGAAAACCGGCGATGAAGTGATTGCGGAGGCGAAAGCGGCTGGTTTCGAATTCGACTGA